One window of the Shewanella cyperi genome contains the following:
- a CDS encoding aminoacyl-histidine dipeptidase, producing MTTLNQLYPQPLWQWFEQICAIPHPSKHEAALSQHIQTWAKDKGLAITVDKVGNLIIRKGATAGMENRKTVVIQAHIDMVPQKNNDKVHDFTKDPIEAWVDGDWVKARGTTLGADNGIGMASALAILGSDDIPHGPLEVLLTVDEEAGMTGAFGLEAGLLNAEILINTDSEQEGEIYMGCAGGVDAQLSLPMVWEAPADGYSAFKLTLSGLKGGHSGVNIHLGRGNANKLLGRFLFEQADGLQLELAEFNGGSLRNAIPREAGISFMLPAEQVAELQSKVTAFEAMVRAELAVADPGISLTLSEIPTPSKVMSEQSQNSLIDLLHACPNGVMRMSDEVEGVTETSLNVGVITTGEETVDILCLIRSLIDSGRSQIEGMLIALSNLAGAEIEISGAYPGWKPDNSSPVMAIVRDTYQDIYHKEPVIMVIHAGLECGLFKQPYPDMDMVSIGPTIRFPHSPDEMVNVTTVGQYWELLLAVLKRIPEKA from the coding sequence GTGACAACACTCAATCAGCTCTATCCCCAGCCCCTGTGGCAATGGTTCGAACAGATCTGCGCCATTCCTCACCCGTCCAAACACGAAGCCGCCCTGAGTCAGCATATTCAGACCTGGGCCAAGGACAAGGGCCTGGCCATAACAGTAGACAAGGTCGGCAACCTTATCATCCGCAAGGGTGCCACCGCCGGCATGGAAAACCGCAAGACTGTGGTGATCCAGGCGCACATCGACATGGTGCCGCAAAAGAACAACGACAAGGTGCACGACTTTACCAAGGATCCCATTGAAGCCTGGGTTGACGGTGACTGGGTCAAGGCCCGTGGTACCACGCTGGGCGCCGACAACGGTATTGGTATGGCCTCTGCCCTGGCCATCCTTGGCAGCGACGATATCCCCCACGGCCCGCTGGAAGTCTTGCTGACAGTGGACGAAGAAGCCGGTATGACAGGTGCCTTTGGTTTGGAAGCGGGACTGCTGAATGCCGAGATATTGATCAACACAGACTCTGAGCAGGAAGGTGAAATCTACATGGGCTGCGCCGGTGGCGTGGATGCCCAGCTAAGCCTGCCCATGGTGTGGGAAGCCCCCGCCGACGGTTACAGCGCCTTCAAACTGACCCTCTCGGGTCTCAAGGGCGGCCACTCCGGTGTCAACATCCATCTGGGCCGCGGCAATGCCAACAAGCTGCTGGGCCGTTTCCTGTTCGAACAGGCCGACGGTCTGCAACTGGAACTGGCGGAGTTCAACGGCGGCTCCCTGCGCAACGCCATTCCCCGCGAGGCCGGGATCAGCTTTATGCTGCCTGCCGAGCAGGTTGCCGAACTGCAATCCAAGGTCACGGCGTTTGAGGCCATGGTCAGGGCCGAGCTGGCGGTGGCCGATCCGGGCATCAGCCTGACCCTGAGCGAAATCCCCACGCCCTCCAAGGTGATGAGCGAGCAAAGCCAGAACAGCCTTATCGACCTGCTGCACGCCTGCCCCAATGGCGTCATGCGCATGAGCGATGAAGTCGAAGGCGTGACCGAGACCTCTCTCAACGTCGGCGTGATCACCACAGGCGAAGAGACCGTCGATATCCTCTGCCTTATCCGCTCCCTTATCGATTCAGGCCGCAGCCAGATTGAGGGCATGCTGATCGCCCTGTCCAACCTGGCCGGTGCAGAAATCGAAATTTCCGGCGCCTACCCCGGCTGGAAACCGGACAACAGCTCGCCGGTAATGGCCATAGTCCGCGACACCTATCAGGACATCTACCACAAGGAGCCGGTGATCATGGTGATCCACGCAGGTCTCGAGTGTGGCCTGTTCAAGCAACCTTATCCTGATATGGACATGGTCTCCATCGGCCCCACCATCCGCTTCCCACACA